From Saccharomyces kudriavzevii IFO 1802 strain IFO1802 genome assembly, chromosome: 13, a single genomic window includes:
- the RCE1 gene encoding CAAX prenyl protease (similar to Saccharomyces cerevisiae RCE1 (YMR274C); ancestral locus Anc_8.832), translating to MLPLPTFLVLLYISASYVLPLYATSEPERSKRDNPRTIKSRMQKLIIMLISNLFLVPLLQTQLIDTNSHITFKDAFFDLGIIPGYYAALPNHWQVGQFMKDLVKCVMMIMILYCGPVLDFILYHILTPKSSVLEDFYHEFLNIWSFRNFIFAPITEEIFYTSMLLTTYLNLIPHSQLSYQQLYWQPSLFFGLAHAHHAYEQFQEGSMTTISILLTTCFQILYTTLFGGLTKFVFVRTGGNLWCCIALHALCNLMGFPGPSRLNLHFTVVDKKGGLTSKLVSIWNKCYFALLFIGLISLKDTLQNLVGTSGYRITL from the coding sequence ATGCTGCCATTACCGACATTCCTAGTACTCCTGTATATTTCCGCATCCTATGTTTTACCATTATATGCAACTTCAGAACCAGAAAGGTCCAAACGAGATAACCCTCGAACCATAAAATCTCGCATGCAAAAATTAATAATCATGCTAATTTCCAATCTATTTTTGGTTCCTCTTCTACAAACTCAATTGATTGATACTAATTCACATATaactttcaaagatgcCTTTTTCGATTTAGGTATTATACCCGGATACTACGCAGCGTTACCAAATCATTGGCAAGTCGGCCAGTTCATGAAAGATTTAGTCAAGTGTGTTATGATGATTATGATTTTATACTGTGGCCCGGTGTTAGACTTCATATTATACCATATATTAACGCCAAAAAGCTCCGTACTGGAAGATTTCTATCATGAATTCTTGAACATTTGGAGTTTTCGAAACTTCATATTTGCTCCAATAACCGAGGAGATATTTTATACGTCAATGCTATTAACAACATATTTAAACCTAATACCACATTCACAACTGAGCTATCAACAATTGTATTGGCAACCATCGCTGTTTTTTGGACTCGCGCACGCACATCATGCTTATGAGCAGTTTCAAGAGGGTTCCATGACAACAATTTCCATTCTGCTAACCACATGCTTCCAAATTTTATACACAACACTTTTTGGTGGACTAACCAAGTTTGTATTCGTAAGAACGGGCGGTAACCTATGGTGCTGCATCGCCTTGCACGCCCTGTGCAACCTCATGGGATTCCCTGGTCCCTCAAGATTGAATTTACATTTCACTGTAGTAGACAAGAAAGGTGGACTCACTTCCAAGTTGGTCTCAATCTGGAATAAATGCTATTTCGCATTGTTATTCATTGGATTGATATCCTTAAAGGATACTTTGCAAAATTTGGTGGGGACTTCTGGCTATAGAATAACGCTTTAG
- the BUL1 gene encoding ubiquitin-ubiquitin ligase BUL1 (similar to Saccharomyces cerevisiae BUL2 (YML111W) and BUL1 (YMR275C); ancestral locus Anc_8.834) yields the protein MVKDLSEAGFPPKRRPLLRPQRSDSTAQGMATGNANTSMRGRGRQKQEAAKVSSRSPSLHSPKSWIRSSSATGILGLRRPELENSHSQAPSSTAPAAANRSPLRRSTANATPIETGRSWTDGDINNVVDVLPSFEMYNALHRHIPQGNVDPDRHDFPPSYQESNNSAATGGASSSTDLSHQELSSTDALGATHPSSTSNLENLIPLRTEHHSIAAQQPTTVDEDSLDFPPILDDLNDADNIFIDKLYTLPKMSTPIEITIKTTKNAPMPHMKPEEESILKEYTSGDLIHGFVTIENKSQASLKFEMFYVTLESYISIIDKVKGKRTIKRFLRMVDLSASWSYSKIALGSGVDFIPLDVDYDDSIFGLNNSRVLEPGVKYKKFFIFKLPLQLLDVTCKQEHFSHCLLPPSFGIDKYRNNCKYSGIKVNSVLGCGHLGTKGSPILTNDMSDDNLSINYTIDARIVGKDQKTSKLYIMKEREYNLRVIPFGFDANVVGERTTMTQLNDFTKLVQERLDALKKIFQKLEKNEPITNHDIHGADLSGTIDDYVQLDSQEIVQRKLDQLHIKNRNDYLVNYNDLKLGHGMDNNRLECGSHNTDSSRNWASFVESELKYKLKNKSNSSSFLNFSHFLNGSSSSISTSSNTTKGNHDLTSNKERTGLILVKAKITRQGLSYWSPSLLRKTNVFESKSKHDQENWMRLSELIPDDVKKPLEKIDLQLTCIESDNSLPHDPPEIQSITTELICITAKSDNSIPIKLNSELLMNKEKLTSIKALYDEFHSKICDYETKFNKNFLKLNELYNINRGNRRPKELKFTDFITSQLFNDVESICNLKVSTHNLSNIFKKQVNTLKQHPKRAPSEDSISHIGNGNSSSPNSASLTPVTSSSKSSLFLPSGNSSTSLKFTDQIVHKWVRIAPLQYKRDINVNLEFNKDIKEALIPSFESCLCCRFYCVQVMIKFENHLGVAKIDIPISVRQVIK from the coding sequence ATGGTCAAAGATTTGAGTGAGGCCGGGTTTCCACCGAAGCGAAGGCCTTTGCTGCGTCCTCAACGCTCCGATTCTACTGCACAGGGTATGGCAACTGGGAATGCGAATACAAGCATGAGAGGTCGCGGTAGGCAGAAACAAGAGGCAGCTAAGGTCAGCTCGAGGTCACCGTCGCTGCACTCTCCAAAATCGTGGATAAGAAGCTCGTCTGCGACTGGGATTCTCGGACTAAGACGTCCAGAATTGGAAAACTCACATTCGCAGGCTCCTTCGTCTACTGCTCCTGCTGCTGCTAACCGTTCTCCTTTGAGAAGATCTACTGCAAATGCGACTCCCATTGAGACGGGGAGGTCTTGGACAGATGGAGATATCAACAACGTCGTGGACGTTCTGCCCTCTTTTGAGATGTACAACGCCTTGCATAGGCACATCCCACAGGGGAATGTCGATCCGGACAGGCATGATTTCCCACCTTCCTACCAGGAATCTAATAATTCGGCTGCGACTGGTGGTGCGAGCTCGAGCACTGACCTCTCGCATCAAGAATTGTCTTCTACGGACGCATTGGGTGCCACACATCCTTCCTCAACCTCtaatttggaaaacttAATTCCCCTGCGAACAGAGCATCACAGCATCGCGGCACAACAGCCTACTACGGTTGATGAAGATTCTTTGGATTTTCCCCCCATACTCGATGACTTGAACGACGCAGacaacattttcatcgataAATTGTACACCTTGCCAAAAATGTCTACGCCAATTGAAATCACAATCAAGACCACAAAGAATGCGCCTATGCCACACATGAAGCCGGAGGAGGAATCTATTTTGAAGGAATATACGTCGGGCGATTTAATTCACGGTTTCGTTACCATTGAAAACAAATCTCAAGCGAGTCTGAAGTTCGAAATGTTCTATGTCACTCTGGAATCATACATCTCCATAATCGATAAGGTTAAGGGGAAAAGAACGATCAAAAGATTTTTACGGATGGTCGACTTAAGTGCCTCTTGGTCATACTCAAAAATTGCGCTTGGGTCCGGTGTGGATTTCATCCCGTTGGATGTAGACTACGACGATTCCATATTCGGGCTAAACAACAGCCGGGTCTTGGAACCAGGTGTCAAGtacaagaaatttttcatcttcaaattacCTTTGCAATTACTGGATGTCACTTGTAAACAGGAGCATTTTTCCCATTGTTTGTTGCCTCCTAGTTTTGGTATTGACAAATATAGAAACAATTGCAAATACTCCGGAATCAAAGTAAACAGCGTTCTAGGGTGCGGTCATTTGGGTACAAAGGGCTCCCCCATTTTGACTAACGATATGTCCGATGATAACCTTTCAATTAACTACACTATCGACGCAAGAATTGTTGGCAAGGACCAAAAGACTTCCAAACTGTATATCATGAAGGAGAGAGAATATAACCTAAGGGTCATTCCCTTTGGATTTGACGCTAATGTTGTCGGGGAAAGAACCACTATGACTCAACTGAATGATTTCACTAAACTAGTACAGGAAAGGTTGGatgcattgaaaaaaattttccagaaatTGGAGAAAAACGAACCTATAACAAATCACGATATTCATGGTGCAGACTTGAGTGGTACCATTGATGATTACGTGCAATTAGACTCTCAAGAAATTGTACAAAGGAAATTGGATCAGCTGCACATTAAGAATAGAAATGACTATTTGGTCAACTATAACGATTTGAAGTTGGGTCATGGCATGGACAATAATCGCCTTGAATGTGGGAGTCATAATACTGATTCATCTAGAAACTGGGCTTCCTTTGTTGAAAGCGAGTTGAAATataaactgaaaaataaatccaactcatcatcttttttgaacttttctCACTTTCTAAACGGTAGTTCCAGCTCTATTTccacttcttcaaataccACAAAAGGTAATCACGACCTCACAAGTAATAAAGAAAGGACCGGATTAATACTAGTGAAGGCTAAAATCACCAGACAAGGCTTGTCATACTGGTCACCCTCGTTattgagaaaaacaaatgTTTTTGAATCTAAGAGTAAGCATGACCAAGAAAACTGGATGAGACTTTCCGAATTGATTCCTGATGACGTTAAAAAACCATTGGAAAAGATTGATTTACAACTAACTTGTATTGAATCCGATAATAGTTTACCTCATGATCCGCCCGAGATTCAATCAATTACCACAGAACTGATATGTATAACAGCCAAATCTGATAATTCTATCCCAATTAAGCTGAACTCAGAGTTATTgatgaacaaagaaaagctGACAAGCATCAAAGCACTGTACGATgaatttcattcaaaaatttgtgaCTATGAAACTAAGTTCAACAAAAATTTCCTCAAATTAAATGAGTTATACAATATAAATAGAGGAAACCGTAGACCgaaagaattgaaatttaCCGATTTTATTACGTCGCAGTTGTTTAATGACGTTGAAAGTATTTGTAACTTGAAAGTTAGTACTCATAACTTATCgaacatcttcaaaaaacaAGTGAATACTTTGAAACAACATCCAAAACGCGCGCCATCTGAGGATTCAATATCACACATCGGTAATGGTAATTCATCGTCACCAAATTCAGCGTCATTGACCCCAGTAACATCTTCGTCCAAGAGTAGTCTATTTTTACCAAGTGGTAACTCGTCTACTTCTCTGAAGTTTACAGATCAAATTGTCCATAAATGGGTTAGAATTGCTCCTTTGCAGTACAAGAGGGACATCAATGTCAACCTGGAATTCAATAAAGATATCAAGGAAGCTTTAATTCCGAGTTTCGAAAGTTGTCTATGCTGTAGGTTCTATTGCGTTCAGGTAATGATTAAATTCGAAAACCATCTTGGTGTAGCCAAAATTGATATCCCTATTTCCGTTAGGCAAGTGATAAAGTAA
- the DSK2 gene encoding ubiquitin domain-containing protein DSK2 (similar to Saccharomyces cerevisiae DSK2 (YMR276W); ancestral locus Anc_8.837): MSLNIHIKSGQDKWEVAVAPECTVLQFKEAISKANSIPVANQRLIYSGKILKDDQTVDSYHIQDGHSVHLVKSQPKPDAGGATGANNATATSAAVGTSATPNMSSGQSAGFNPLADLTSARYAGYLNMPSADMFGPDGGALNNDSNNQDELLRMMENPIFQSQMNEMLSNPQMLDFMIQSNPQLQAMGPQARQMLQSPMFRQMLTNPEMMRQSMQFARMMDPNADNSAASAFPAPGGDASEEGANTNAVPSSNAGTNGSANAAANPFASLLNPALNPFANAGNTAPTGMPAFDPALLASMFQPQQASAQASQPEDSRPPEERYEHQLRQLNDMGFFDFDRNVAALRRSGGSVQGALDSLLNGDV; encoded by the coding sequence ATGTCGTTGAATATACATATCAAGTCTGGTCAGGACAAGTGGGAGGTGGCTGTGGCACCTGAATGCACAGTGTTGCAGTTCAAGGAGGCGATAAGCAAGGCGAACTCCATCCCGGTGGCAAATCAAAGATTAATCTACTCGGGGAAGATTCTAAAAGATGACCAAACCGTCGATTCATACCACATCCAGGATGGCCACAGCGTCCATCTGGTGAAGTCGCAGCCCAAGCCAGACGCCGGTGGTGCCACCGGCGCGAATAACGCCACCGCCACCAGTGCAGCAGTCGGAACCAGTGCCACCCCAAACATGTCTTCGGGACAAAGTGCAGGCTTCAACCCATTGGCCGATTTGACCAGTGCTAGATACGCCGGATACTTGAATATGCCCTCTGCGGACATGTTTGGCCCGGACGGTGGTGCGTTGAACAATGACTCGAACAACCAGGACGAGCTGCTGAGGATGATGGAGAACCCCATCTTTCAGTCGCAGATGAACGAGATGTTGAGTAACCCACAGATGCTAGACTTTATGATCCAGTCCAACCCGCAATTGCAGGCCATGGGCCCGCAGGCCAGACAGATGCTACAAAGTCCCATGTTCAGGCAAATGCTCACAAACCCGGAAATGATGAGACAGAGCATGCAATTCGCAAGAATGATGGATCCCAACGCTGATAACAGCGCTGCATCTGCATTCCCCGCTCCTGGTGGGGATGCCTCAGAGGAGGGCGCCAACACGAACGCTGTCCCATCGTCAAACGCAGGGACCAACGGAAGTGCCAACGCTGCAGCAAATCCATTTGCATCTCTACTAAACCCTGCATTGAATCCTTTCGCCAACGCAGGAAACACCGCGCCCACGGGGATGCCCGCCTTTGACCCTGCATTACTAGCGTCCATGTTTCAACCGCAGCAAGCCTCCGCACAGGCCTCCCAACCGGAGGACTCCAGACCACCAGAGGAGCGCTACGAGCACCAACTAAGACAATTGAACGACATGGGCTTCTTCGACTTCGATAGAAACGTCGCGGCCCTCAGAAGAAGCGGCGGCTCCGTCCAAGGCGCTCTTGACTCACTACTGAACGGAGACGTCTAG